The following are from one region of the Sardina pilchardus chromosome 4, fSarPil1.1, whole genome shotgun sequence genome:
- the atp5mc3a gene encoding ATP synthase membrane subunit c locus 3a → MYACAKFVSTPAMVRVGSRALYRPLSASVLSRPEVKTETSTALVPQSPMTQVALRGFQTSAVSRDIDTAAKFIGAGAATVGVAGSGAGIGTVFGSLIIGYARNPSLKQQLFSYAILGFALSEAMGLFCLMVAFLILFAM, encoded by the exons ATGTATGCCTGTGCAAAATTCGTCTCCACGCCAGCAATG GTCCGTGTTGGCTCCAGGGCTCTCTACAGACCCCTCTCTGCTTCTGTCCTTTCCCGGCCAGAGGTCAAAACAGAG ACCAGCACAGCCCTTGTGCCACAAAGCCCCATGACCCAGGTAGCACTCCGTGGCTTCCAGACTAGTGCCGTGAgcagggacatcgacactgctGCTAAGTTCATTGGTGCCGGAGCAGCCACAGTGGGAGTGGCTGGATCTGGTGCTGGAATTGGAACCGTCTTTGGCAGTCTCATCATCGGATATGCCAG GAACCCCTCCCTGAAGCAGCAGCTCTTCTCCTATGCCATTCTGGGATTCGCCCTGTCTGAAGCTATGGGTCTCTTCTGTTTGATGGTTGCTTTCTTGATCTTGTTCGccatgtaa